In Comamonas koreensis, the genomic stretch AGCCGGGCCAGGGCCTGCGCATGCAAAGCCCGATCCGCCATCTGGAGAACACCCCGTTCGAGTACGGCATGTTTGCCGGCCAGCAGTGTCCGTACCTGGACGATGCGCAGCGCAACCAGCTGCAGCCCACGGTCTGCACCGACCTGGAGCACCATGATTTCCCGCATGTGTTCTCCTCGGTAGACCCCCAGCTGCCGCTGGTGATTTCGGTAGGGCGCTATTGGCCCCACCGGGATAGAATCTTTCTCGCCGATCTTTGGGTGCCCCGGGGCATGGCCTTGTACATGCCGCCCAGGCCCAAAATCCCGGATGCGGCCTATATCGATCTGCACGGCAACCGCAATTCAGCCCTGGCCTGTTGGCGGGGAGGCACACAAAGAAGTGTGCAGACCCTGACCTTGCTGCCCAAAGACAGCGGGTACTTCTACTGGTTCTGGAATGCGTTGCCGACGGTTCACCCCTTGTTGACGCAACCCTGACACCCCTATGCTCGATACGCAGCCTCGTCTACGCACCCTGGAGCCCGATACCGACAACGGCCTCTACCAAACGTTGCTGGAGTCCACGTTGGCGATTCCGTTCCGCATCGATTGGGCGAGCAAAAAGTACACCTATGTGGGCCCACAGATCGAGGCGCTGCTGGGCTGGCCCCAGGACAGCTGGCAGACGGTGAACGATTGGGCCGAGCGTATCCACCCGGACGAGCGCGACACGACGGTCAACCGCTGCGTGGGGCTGTGCCTGGCCGGCGTGGACCACGAGGCTGAGTACCGCGCGCTGACCAGTGAAGGCAGCTTTGTCTGGGTGCGCGAGGTGGTGCATGTGCTGTGCGATGCACAGGGCGAGACCACCGGGCTGATCGGCTTTACCTTCGACATCACCGAGCAGAAGAAGGCCGAGCAGGTCAAGGCCGAGCTCGATGCACAAAAGCTGTCGAACGCGCGCCTGCAAGAGCGCCTGGCCCTGACCCATGACCTTCATGACGGGCTCGGTGGTTCGCTGGTGCACATGATTGCTGCCGTGGAGCAGGGCGGCGGTGGCAGCCTGACGCGGCCCCAGGTGCTGTCCATGCTCAAGCACATTCGTGATGACCTGCGCCAGACTATTGACAGCAACTCCTCGGCCCAGGTGCGCGTGCCCGCGTCGCCGCAGGAGTGGCTGGCCCCGTTGCGCCACCGCTTTGCCAACCTGTTCGATGCGCTCGACATCCGCTGCGACTGGCAGTTTGCGCCCGCCTGGCGCACACCGCCCGATGCGCTGCAGTACCTGGCGATGACGCGCCTGGTCGAGGAGGGCCTCACCAATGTCATCAAGCACAGCCAGGCGCGCCAGGTGCGCCTGTCCTTTCTGCAGCCTGAGGCCGATGGGCTGGTGCTGGAGATCGAAGACGATGGCGTGGGCTTTGATGCCGCAGCCGTGGAGGCTTCGGGCCTGGGCATCGGCATGCGCTCGATGGCCGTGCGTATCGGCCGCGTGGGCGGCGTGCTCGAGATCGATTCCGAGCCGGGGCGCACCCTGCTGACGGCGCGGCTGGCCTTGCGCCAGTCCTGACCACCAGTAGCACAGCACCGCAGGGCCGACCACCACGGCCCTTTTTCTTTTTTAGGCGAGCGTTACTTCTAATAACTAGGGTCAACCCGAATTCGTTTATATTGTTCAGCGGTGACTGAACAATATGGATAAAGGATGGTGGCTGTGACCCAGCAGGACAAGGCGAAGGCGGCCTCGGCGGCCAAGAAGGCGCATGAAGCGCTGGAAGCGCGCGAGCTGTTTATCGAGCGCAATGCGATCCAGGCGGAAACCAGTGGCCTGCCCCGGATTGCAGGGCGCCTGATCGGCATCTTTTTGCTCGATGGCGGGCCCATCAGCTTTGCCGAGCTGGCCGAGCGCATGCAGGCCAGCCGCGCCAGCGTGAGCACCAATACCCGTTTGCTCGAACGCCTGGGGATCATCGAGCGGGTGGCGATGCGCGGCGAGCGCCAGGACTTTTTCAGCCTGCGCGCCAACCCCTTCTTGATCGTGCTGGAGCAGAGCATTGCCGATTGCCAGCGCTTTACGACCTATGTGGATGAGCTGCTGGCGGCCAGCCCGCTGTCCGCTGATGCCACCGCGCGCCTCAAGCAGGCGCAGGATTTTCATGCGGTGACGGCCCAGACCTTGCAGGAGCTGCTGGCCAAGCTGGCCGAGCGGCAAAAGCAGGCGGCGGCGCCACCGGTGCCTGCCCGGCGATCGGCACGTGCCGAGAGGGCGGCAGCCGCTGCTGCAACCACGCCCAAAATGCCTAAAGCACCTAAAGTGCGCCAAGCTCGCGCGCCGTCATCCAGCCGCAAAGCACCAGACTGAGTACCCGAGCCATGAAATACGTTCTATGGGCGGCCGCGCCGCTGTGCCTGGCGGCTTTGTCGGGGTGCTCGTCGGTGCCGGATGCGCCCGCGCCAGCGCCGGTGGTGGCGTCGCAGTTTTCGGTGGCCTCTTCGTTGCCGGACCTGCAGCCAGCGCAGGCGGCGCCCCAGCTCGATACCTGGTGGACCCTGTTCGAGCAGCCCCAGCTCAACCGCCTGGTGGACCAGGCCTTGGCGGCCAGCACCGAGGCGCGGATGGCGCTGGCGCGGGTGCGCGAGGCCAGGGCGGTGCGCGAGGCGGCGCTGACCCAGTACCAGCCCCAGGGCGGCCTGCGCGCCAGCGGCGAGCGCAGAAGCGTGCAGCGGCTGGGCGGTGCATCGGCGGGTGGGGTTGGCCTGGGCCGGCAAAGTAGCGCCGGGCTGGACCTGCAAGTCTCCTGGGAGCTCGATGTGCTGGGCCGGGGTGATGCGCTGGCGCGGCAGGCCGATGGCGACTTTGGCGCGGCGCTCTATGGCGCCTATGGCGAGCGCGCGGCCTTGGTGGCCGAAGTGGCGCGCAGCCTGTTTGAGGCCCAGCGCCTGACCGCTGCGCTGGCCGATGCCCAGGCGACGATCACCATCCAGACCCGCCTGCAGCAGGTGCTGGCGCGCAAGCTCGAGCGCGGCCTGGTGGCGCTGGCCGATGTGGCGCGGGTCGATGCCAGCTTGCTGGCAGCCCAGGCCAATGCGCTGGTGCTGCAGTCGCAGCTCGATGCCGCACGGCGCGCCTTGCTGGTGCTGGTGGGGCAGGGCGACCAGCCCTTGTCGGCCCTGGTGCTCGATGACAGCCAAACCCAGGCGCCGGCGCTGCCGCGTGCCTTGCCTGCGGATTTGCTGGCGCGGCGCCCCGATGTGCTGCAGGCCCAGGCGCAGATGGATGCGGCCGCGGGCGGCCTGGAGCTGTCGCGCCTGGCGCTGCTGCCCAGCATCACCTTGACGCCCGGGCTGGGGCTGAACTGGCAAAAGCAGGGCGCGTCGCTCAGCACCGGGCTGTGGTCGCTGGCAGGCAATGTGGCCATGCCGGTACTGGACCGCCCGCGCTTGTTGGCCAACGCCCGCGCTCAGGGCGCCCGCGCCGAGCAGGCGGTGATCGCCTATGAGCAGGTGGTGCAGCGCGCGTTTTCCGAGACGGACCAGGCGCTGCTCCGCATGGCGCCCGATACACAGCGGCTGAAAGTGCTGGCGCAGGCCGAGGCGCGGGCGCAGACGGCCTATGAGGCGGCGCGCAAGGGCTATGAGGCCGGCTTTTTTGACCTGGTGGTGGTGCTCGATGCCGAGCAGGTCTACCGCGACTCGCGCGGTGGCCTGACCCAGGCGCGCGCTGAAGCCTTGGCGCATGCGGTGCAGGTGTTCCAGGCGCTGGGCGGCGGTTGGCCCCGGGATGCGCTGGGCACCGATACACAGAAGACGAATTGAGAGGGATGCAATGCTGCAATCAATGACAAGCGGATGGCGCGTGGGCTTGGGGCTAGGCCTGGGGTCGCTGGCCCTGCTGGGCCTGGTGGCCTGCTCCGAAGGCAGTGCGGACAAGACTGCGAAGCCGGTGGCCGAGGTGGTGCGAACGGTGAGCGTGGCGCAGGTGGAGCTGCGTCCCATGGGTGGGGTGCAGCAGGCATCGGGCCTGCTGGTGGCGCGCGAAGAAATTGCGATTGGCCCGGAGCTGAGCGGCTACCGGGTGGCCGCGCTGCTGGCCGATGAGGGCGACCAGGTACGTGCCGGCCAGCCGCTGGCGCGGCTCGATGACGGCTTGCTGCAGGCCAAGATTGCCCAGGCCCAGGCCAGCCTGGTGCAGGCCAAGGCGCAGGCCAGGCAGGCCCGGGCCGAATCGGCACGGGTCGAAGGCCTGGACGGCCAGGGCGTGCTGTCGGACGAGCAGATCCAGCAGCGCCGCACGGCAGCGGCCAGCGCCCAGGCCAATGCCGATGTGGCAGCGGCCAACCTGGCGGGGCTGCGCGTAGAGGCCGAGCGCATGGTGCTGCGCGCGCCGGTGGCCGGTGTGGTGCTGCAGCGCAATGTGCGCCGGGGCGATGTGGCCAGCCCTGGGGGCGAGGCGATGTTCCGCCTGGCGCGGGACGGCATGGTGGAGCTGGCTGCCGAGGTGCCCGAGGACCAGGTGGACCGTATCCAGCCGGGCAACCAGGTGGCGGTGACCCTGGCTTCGGGTGTTGAGCTGGAGGGCCAGGTGCGGCTTTTGTCGCGCCGGGTGGACGACAAGACCAAGCTGGCCCAGGTGCGCGTGGCGCTGCCGGTGCGGGCCGATCTGCGCCCCGGCGGCTTTGCGCAGGCGCGTTTTGCGCAGGCGGCCGCACCGGTGGCGGCAGTGCCAGAAAAAGCCATCCACTTTGAAGCCGGTGGCCCGCAGCTGGCCACGATCGATGCCGACAGCCGTATCCGCAAGCTGCCGGTGAGCCTGGGCGCCCGTGCCCAGGGCTGGGTGGCCTTGCGCGATGGCCCGCCGCTGGGCACGCGCCTGGCCTTGGGCGGCGGCGCCTTTGTGCTGGAGGGGGACCGGGTGCAGATCAATGGCGCTGCCCAGCCGGCCGCCGTGCCTGCCACGCCGGAGGCGGCACCTGCACCTGCACCTGCTGCTGCGGCTGGAGGCCAGCGATGAAGCTGCGTATCTCCGCCTGGTCCATCCAGAACCCGATCCCCGTGGTGGTGCTGTTCATCGCCATCCTGGTGGCCGGGCTGATGGCCTACCGTGTCATGCCGATCAAGCTCTACCCGGATGTGTCCTTTCCCATCGTGCAGGTGGCAGTGGCCTTGCCCAGCGCGGCGGCCACCGAGGTGGAAACCCAGGTCACCCGCGTGGTGGAAGACGGGGTGGCCAATGTCGCCCGCGTCAAGCATGTGATCTCGACCGTCACCCAGGGCATGTCGCTGACCTTGGTGGAGTTCGAGATTGGGCTGGAGCCGCAGCGGGCCGTCGACGAGGTGCGGGCGGCCATTGACCGTGTGCGCGCCAACCTGCCAGCCAGCATCGAGCCGCCGATTGTCGAGCGCCTCGATTTTGATGCCATGCCCTTGCTGACCTATGCGGTTTCCGCCCCGGGCATGGACGATGTGGAACTGAACTGGTTCATTGAGGATGTGGTGGCGCGCAAGCTGGTGGCGCTGCCCGGCGTGGGCCAGGTGACCCAGGTGGGGGGTGTGGCGCGCGACATCACCGTGACCTTGGACCCCGCCAAGCTGCAGGCGCTGGGACTGACGGCTGTGGCGGTGAACGATGCGCTGCGCGCGCACAACCTCGATGCATCGGGCGGCCGCACGCAGATTGGTGCGCAGGAGCAGCAGGTGCGTATCCTCGCGGCCGCCCCTTCGGTGCAGGAGCTCGAGCAACTGGTGATTGCCACCCGTGACGGCCGCCATCTGCGCCTGGGCGATGTGGCCACCGTGGCCAGTGGCGCCAGCGACCGGCGCGGCTTTGCGGCCTTGAATGGCGAGGCGGTGGTCGGTTTTCAGGTGATGAAGACCAAGGCCGCGTCCGACGTGGATGTGGAGACGGCGGTGGCCAAGGCGGTGGCGGCGCTGGCCAAGGAGCAGCCCGGGGTCTCGTACCAGCTGGTGTCATCGGGCGCCAAGAACACCCGCGAGAGCTTTGATGCCACGGTGGCGACCTTGCTCGAAGGCATGCTGCTGGCGGCGGTCGTCGTGTTCATGTTCTTGCGCGACTGGCGCGCGACGCTCATTGCGGCGGTGGCCATGCCGATCTCGCTGATCCCCACGTTTGCGGTGATCCATTGGCTCGGCTATTCGCTCAATATGCTGTCCCTGCTGGCCTTGACCTTGGTGATCGGCGTGCTGGTCGATGACGCCATTGTCGAGGTGGAGAACATCCAAAAAAGGGTGCAGGCCGGCGCCTCGCCCTGGCGCGCCTCGATGGAAGGGGCCGACGCGATTGGCCTGGCGGTGGTGGCCACCACCTTGGCCATTGCCGTGGTGTTTTTGCCGGTCGCCTTTATGGGTGGCTATGCCGGGCCGTACTTCCGCGAGTTCGGGGTGACGGTGGCCGTGTCGGTGATGTTTTCGCTCTTGGTGGCGCGCCTGCTGTCACCGCTGATGTGCGCCTATTTGCTTAAGCCCTCCGCGCAGCCGCATCCCCAAAAGCCCTTTACTGGCCGCTACCGCCGGTTGCTGGAGTGGGCGCTGGCGCACCGCTGGTGGTCGCTGGCGGCCGGGGTGCTGATTTTTGTCGGCTCGCTGGTGCTCGCCTCGCTGCTGCCCACCGGCTTTGCGCCCAAGGGCGATGGCGGCACGGTGCAGATCAACCTGCAAGGCGCGCCCGGCGCGACCACCGAAGACATGCGCGCCTCGGCCGCCAGCCTGACCCGTTTGCTGCGCCAGCAAGGGGATGTGCAGGATGTGTTTGTCAGCGTGGGCAGCAGCCAGCGCGATGGCGACCCGCGCAAGGGCAGCGTGATTGTGCAGCTCAAATCACCGCGCTCGATGACGACCAAGGCCTTCCAGGACCATCTGCGGCCTCTGCTGCTGCAGGTGCCCGATGTGCGGCTGAGCTATAGCGAGAGCGAAGGCGGCGGCACGCAGAACCTGCAGGTAATCCTGGGTGGCCACCATGGCGAGCTGCTGCGGCGCACGGCCGCAGACGCCGAGCGCGAGCTGCGCGGCCTGCCCATGCTGGCCAATGTGCACCAGGTGGCGCCCAACCCGGGCCCCGAGCTGGTGATACGGCTCAAGCCCGATGCGGCCGCGCGCCTGGGCGTGACCCCCGATGTGGTGGCCGAGGTGGCGCGCATGGCCAGCCTGGGTGACCTGGATGCGACCGCCTCCAAGTTCAACACCGGGCGCCAGCGGCTGGCGGTGCGCGTGCGGCTGCCCCAGGGTACCTTGCGTGATCTGGACAGTATTGGCGCGCTGCGCGTGCCCACGGGGCAGGGTGGCACGGTGCCCTTGTCGGCGGTGGCGGACATGCATTTCCAGGTGGGCGAATCCCACATCGATCGCTTTGACCGCGAGCGCCGCATCACCTTGGAGGCGGAGGTCCATGGCGTGTCGCTGGGCCAGGCCAATGCGGCCGTGGATGCGCTGCCGTTCCTGAAGAACCTGCCCGAGGGCGTATCGCGCCCGCTCTATGGCGATGCCGAGGGCATGCAGGAGCTGTTTGCCAGCTTTGGCCTGGCCATCATGGCGGGGGTGGGGCTGATCTTTGGCGTGCTGATCTTGCTGTTCCGCAGCTTTGTCAAACCGGTGGTGATTCTGGCGGCACTGCCGCTGTCGCTGGCCGGCGCCTTTTTGGCCTTGCTGGCAACAGGCGGAGAGCTGAACCTGCCGGTGCTGATTGGCTTGCTGATGCTGATGGGCCTGGCGGCGAAGAACTCGATCTTGCTGGTCGAGCATGCGGTGGAGGCCGAGCGCATGGGCAAGAGCCAGACCGAGGCCCTGCTGGAAGCCGCCCATGAGCGCACCCGGCCGATCATCATGACCACGATTGCGATGGCCATGGGCATGCTGCCTACCGCTTTGGGCGTGAGCAGCGGCTCGGAGTTCCGCCAGCCGCTCGCCGTTGCCGTCATCGGCGGGCTGGTGTCGTCCACCGCCTTGTCGCTGGTGCTGGTGCCGGTGGTCTATGCGGTGATGGATGATCTGGAGAACTGGCTGCGGCCCAAACTGGCGCGCTGGGTGACCTTGCCCAGTGCTCAGGATCAGCGGGAGACGCTACAGGCCCACCAATGAGAGCCGCAAACAAAACCCTTGATACGTCGTTGCCTAGCCGGCCGCCTCAAGCCTTGCCGTACGTTTGTACTGTCTGCGGTTTGACACCTCGTCTCAACCGCAAACCTCCGGTTTGCTGGGTCGTGTTAGCGGCTCCAAGTTCGCTGCCGTGCGGCCCCCGGCGCAGCGGTTGCGCCGGGCAACAAAAAACCCGCTGGATCAGCGGGCTGCGGTTCACAAACCTGTTTCCTTCCAGTTCGGGACGGTAATGGGGCTGGTGAGTTGGTCAATCTTGGCGTCAATCAGCATCATCTTGGCGTGCTCGGGCGTACCTTCCTGTGGGTTCTGCATCAAAAGACTGGCACCTTCGGCTTTGAGCTGTTCCAGGTAATCGCCTGTGGCAGCATCCTCCTGCTTTCGTTGCGACACGGCAAACCTTCCTGTCGGTGCCACATGGACGGGCTCCAACGTGGACAGCTTAGTACGAAAGCAAGATTTATCCTATAGATGCATTTGTATATTTGATCATGTTACAAAATAAATCATTTGCCCCCAAATAGGGTTTTCGAATGCTGTACCGCTGATGTCTGCGGCGATGAAATGCCTCAAGTGGCCGATGGTTTGCTTGCTTTGGGCCGGCCGTCGGGGGCACGCGCATCGGTATCGATCAGACCGCGCTTGAGATCTGTATGGGCTTGCTCCATCTCGGGCGAGGGCTCTGGGCTGGTCTCCCCCACGGACTGGTCTTTTTCATGGGGCATCTTGGCCTGCGAGCCGGTGTCATGGGGCTGCTGCTTGCGGGTGGTGTTGATCTTGGTCTCGTCGCTCGCGGGCGGGTTGGTTTTCTCGGGGGCTTGGTCTGGCATACATCCTCCAGGGTTCATGGGGCTCAGCGCCCATGGTGGACTGCAAGGCAAGGCTTGTGTGTAGGAAAAGCGGGGGCAGCGCTTGTGCGCCAAAGCATGGTTTTGTTCTGCCACCGCTGATAGCAGAACCCTTGCACGCCGATGCGGGCGGCTTTCCTACATGGCGCTAGTTTGTCTTTGGATAAGGTATGAGCTAGAGCACATTTTGGGCTTGGTACAAGAAAGGAAAGAACATGTTTTTCAAGAAGCGACAAGTCAGCCTCTCCGATGTGAAGGGGGATGTCGACCAGTTGGTGGGCGATGTGCGTGCACTGCTGTCGGTCAAGGAGCTCGATGCGATCCCCGAGATCAAGCGCATTCGCGAGCGCATGGACGAGGGCATGGGCATGGCCCGCGATTCCGCAGCCCGCGCCATTGCGCAAACCAAGCACACCGCCGCATGCACTGACAAATATGCGCATGACGAGCCCTGGCACATTGCAGGCGCAGCATTGGCCATTGGTGTGGTGCTGGGCTACGCAGCCTGCCGTCGCTGATCGCCAAATTTTGGGGCTGGCGGCGCCGGCCCTTTGTGCATGCGAGAAAACCTGCGCTGACCGCATCGGGTCAGCGCAGGTTTTTTTGCGCCATGTCCACCGGCGCCGCGCCATGCGGCATCAACGCGGCGGGTTTGCGAGGGGCAAGTCGCTGCGGGCAGGCGCCAGCGGAGTCAAGGGACGGTCAGTGGACATGGCAGGGGGCGCCTCCACGCGTTTGACCTGGGCATCTTGCTGGGCTTTGCGATAGGCCGCCTCGGCGTCTTTTTTGCAGATGCCGACGGCATCACCGCGCATCTCATTGCAGCGCTCGTTGGCAACGCGGTAGTCTGCTTCGGCTCTGGCCACACGCACTTGGTAACTGTGGCCGGCGTCGCCCAGCACTTTGGCATCGCGCTCGGCCTGGGCCACGCGCTGGCTGCCTTTGGCATCCTCTATGCAGATGTGCTTGTCGTTGCCCTGCAGCGACTGGCAATGGGCGATGGCCGTGCTGTACTGGGCCGCAATGCGGTCGGTTTCAGCGCGGAGCTCCTCATCGCTCATCGCAGAGGCCGTGGCAGCGATACACAGGCTCGCCAGCGCGGCGGCCGCTTTCCTAGAAACTTTGGAGGTAGCTCTCTTAATCAGCATGCCCCATGCTAGGACAGAGGCGGGTGAAGGCCTGACAGCAGCCGATGCCATCTGCCGTAGGACGAGGCGCGCCTGTGCGTTGCCTGTGCGGCGCAGATATGCCAGCAGGGTATAGCTGCTAGGCCGCTGTGCCCGTGGCTCTTTGTGGTGTCTGTCCCCAGAATGGATACCAACAGAACACGGGGAGCATTCCATGCCAACAGCGATTCCTTGCCTGCTGATGCGGGGCGGCACGTCCAAAGGGCCATTCTTCAATGCCGCCCATTTGCCCCAGGATACGGCCACGCGGGACCGGGTGCTGTTGGCCGCAATGGGCTCACCCGACGGCCGGCAGATCGACGGCATTGGCGGCGGGCATGCGCTGACCAGCAAGATCGGCATTGTCAGCCGCTCGGCGCAAGCGGGGGTGGATCTGGAGTTTCTGTTCGCCCAGGTGCAGCCGGACATGGGCACGGTCGATACCCGCCCCAACTGCGGCAATATGCTGGCCGCGGCGGTGCCCTTTGCGCTGGCCTCGGGCATGGTGCAGGCCCAAGGTGAGCGTGCCAGCTTTCGCGTGTTGGCCCGCAACACCGGCATGCTGGCCGATATCACGCTGCCGCTATCTGGCGGCCAGCTGGCAGATGGCGGAGACGCCCGCATCGATGGCGTGCCGGGCAGCGCTGCGCCGATCGAGATCTGTTTTCAGGAAACAGCGGGGTCGGTCTGCAAGAGCCTGCTGCCCACCGGCAAGGCGCGCGAGCGCATGGACGTGGCAGGAGAGGGCTTTGCGCCATTCAGCGTGGAGGTGACCTGCATCGACAACGGCATGCCGTTGGTGATGGTCAAAGCAAAGGATATGGGTGCCAGCGGCTATGAGACCGTTGCCCAGCTCGATGCCCACCACCATCTTCGGCGCCGGCTGGAGGCGCTGCGCCTGCAGGCCGCGAAGGCCATGGGTCTGGGTGACGTCTCTGCCAAAAACTACCCCAAGATGACCCTGGTGGCGCCGCCCCGGCATGGCGGTGCGATCAGCACGCGCAGCTTTATCCCCCATGTGTGCCACGAAAGCATTGGCGTGCTGGCCGCGGTCACGGTGGGCACGGCCGTTGAGCTGCCAGGCTCCGTCTGTGACGGATGGGCCCGGCGGGCCAGCGGTGCCGATGCCGATACGGTCGCCATCGAGCATCCCTCCGGCGTGTTGAGCGTCAAGCTCAAGCAGGGCGTGGCGCAGGCCGATGCGCCGCCCCAGGTGGCCTTGCTGCGCACAGCGCGGGTGCTGATGCGCGGCGAGGTGATGGTGCCCAGCGCCATCTGGGCAGGGCCCGTGTAACGCAGGGCCATACAAAGCCACGTTTGGCTGCAAGCGCTACCAAAGAGAACAAACAGGGAGGAGCACCGCATGATTATTGATGTACATGGGCATTACACAACCGCACCTGCTGGCTTGGGCCAGTGGCGCGACCTGCAGATGGCTGGCCTCAAGGACCCACGCCTGACGCCTCGGGCCGCAGATTTGCGCATCAGCGATGACGAGATTCGCGAGACCATCGAGTGCAACCAACTCCAGCTGATGCGCCAGCGGGGGCTGGACCTGACCGTCTTCAGCCCGCGCGCCAGCTTCATGGCCCACCATATCGGCGATTTCGAGACATCGAGCGCCTGGGCCGAGGTCTGCAATGAGCTGTGCTTTCGCGTGAGCGAGCTGTTCCCCGACCACTTTGTGCCGGCCGCGATGCTGCCCCAGTCCCCGGGTGTCGATCCCCGCACCTGCATCACCGAGCTGGTGCGCTGTGTCGAGCAATACGGCAATGTGGCGATCAACCTCAACCCTGATCCCTCCGGTGGGCACTGGACTGCGCCGCCGCTGTCTGACCGCTCCTGGTACCCGATTTACGAAAAGATGGTGGAGTACGACATCCCCGCGATGGTGCATGTCTCCACCAGTTGCAATGCCTGCTTTCACACCACTGGCGCGCACTACCTCAATGCCGACACAACGGCCTTTATGCAGTGCCTCGACAGTGCGCTGTTCCAGGACTTTCCCACGCTGCGCCTGCTGATCCCCCACGGAGGAGGGGCCGCGCCTTACCACTGGGGGCGGTTTCGGGGGCTGGCGCAGGCGCTGGGCAAGCCCTTGCTCGAGGAGCACCTGCTCAACAACCTGTATTTTGACACCTGTGTCTACCACCAGGCCGGCATTGACTTGCTCACCCGGGTGCTGCCAGCCAAAAACATTCTGTTTGCCAGCGAAATGGTGGGGGCGGTGCGCGGCATCGATCCGCAAACCGGCCACCACTACGACGACACCCGGCGCTATATCGAGGCAACGCCTCATCTCAACGACGAAGAGCGACATCAGGTCTACGAGGGCAATGCGCGCCGCGTGTTTCCGCGCCTGGATGCCGTGCTTCGCCACCGGGGGCTGTGAAGCGCCCGCCACCCACCAACAAGGACATTTCCATGTATGAACTCGGTGTTGTTTACCGCCATATCCAGCGTGCTGACCGTGCCGCAGCCGATGGCCTGGCCCCTCTGGGTTCGGCCACGGTGCATGAGGCCATGGGCCGTGTCGGCCTGCTCCAGCCAGCGCTGCGTCCCATCGCCGCGGGCCAGTGTGTCTCCGGCACAGCGGTGACGGTGCTGCTCCAGCCTGGCGACAACTGGATGTTGCATGTGGTGGCAGAGCAGATCCAGCCTGGCGACATCGTCGTGGCGGCCGTGACCTCACCATGCAGCGATGGCTATTTTGGCGACCTGCTGGCCACCAGCTTTCAGGCGCGTGGCGCACGGGCGCTGGTCATCGATGCGGGCGTGCGCGATACCAAGGCCTTGCAGGAGATGGGGTTCCCCGTC encodes the following:
- a CDS encoding PAS domain-containing protein, which produces MLDTQPRLRTLEPDTDNGLYQTLLESTLAIPFRIDWASKKYTYVGPQIEALLGWPQDSWQTVNDWAERIHPDERDTTVNRCVGLCLAGVDHEAEYRALTSEGSFVWVREVVHVLCDAQGETTGLIGFTFDITEQKKAEQVKAELDAQKLSNARLQERLALTHDLHDGLGGSLVHMIAAVEQGGGGSLTRPQVLSMLKHIRDDLRQTIDSNSSAQVRVPASPQEWLAPLRHRFANLFDALDIRCDWQFAPAWRTPPDALQYLAMTRLVEEGLTNVIKHSQARQVRLSFLQPEADGLVLEIEDDGVGFDAAAVEASGLGIGMRSMAVRIGRVGGVLEIDSEPGRTLLTARLALRQS
- a CDS encoding GbsR/MarR family transcriptional regulator encodes the protein MVAVTQQDKAKAASAAKKAHEALEARELFIERNAIQAETSGLPRIAGRLIGIFLLDGGPISFAELAERMQASRASVSTNTRLLERLGIIERVAMRGERQDFFSLRANPFLIVLEQSIADCQRFTTYVDELLAASPLSADATARLKQAQDFHAVTAQTLQELLAKLAERQKQAAAPPVPARRSARAERAAAAAATTPKMPKAPKVRQARAPSSSRKAPD
- a CDS encoding efflux transporter outer membrane subunit, which produces MKYVLWAAAPLCLAALSGCSSVPDAPAPAPVVASQFSVASSLPDLQPAQAAPQLDTWWTLFEQPQLNRLVDQALAASTEARMALARVREARAVREAALTQYQPQGGLRASGERRSVQRLGGASAGGVGLGRQSSAGLDLQVSWELDVLGRGDALARQADGDFGAALYGAYGERAALVAEVARSLFEAQRLTAALADAQATITIQTRLQQVLARKLERGLVALADVARVDASLLAAQANALVLQSQLDAARRALLVLVGQGDQPLSALVLDDSQTQAPALPRALPADLLARRPDVLQAQAQMDAAAGGLELSRLALLPSITLTPGLGLNWQKQGASLSTGLWSLAGNVAMPVLDRPRLLANARAQGARAEQAVIAYEQVVQRAFSETDQALLRMAPDTQRLKVLAQAEARAQTAYEAARKGYEAGFFDLVVVLDAEQVYRDSRGGLTQARAEALAHAVQVFQALGGGWPRDALGTDTQKTN
- a CDS encoding efflux RND transporter periplasmic adaptor subunit, whose amino-acid sequence is MTSGWRVGLGLGLGSLALLGLVACSEGSADKTAKPVAEVVRTVSVAQVELRPMGGVQQASGLLVAREEIAIGPELSGYRVAALLADEGDQVRAGQPLARLDDGLLQAKIAQAQASLVQAKAQARQARAESARVEGLDGQGVLSDEQIQQRRTAAASAQANADVAAANLAGLRVEAERMVLRAPVAGVVLQRNVRRGDVASPGGEAMFRLARDGMVELAAEVPEDQVDRIQPGNQVAVTLASGVELEGQVRLLSRRVDDKTKLAQVRVALPVRADLRPGGFAQARFAQAAAPVAAVPEKAIHFEAGGPQLATIDADSRIRKLPVSLGARAQGWVALRDGPPLGTRLALGGGAFVLEGDRVQINGAAQPAAVPATPEAAPAPAPAAAAGGQR
- a CDS encoding efflux RND transporter permease subunit produces the protein MKLRISAWSIQNPIPVVVLFIAILVAGLMAYRVMPIKLYPDVSFPIVQVAVALPSAAATEVETQVTRVVEDGVANVARVKHVISTVTQGMSLTLVEFEIGLEPQRAVDEVRAAIDRVRANLPASIEPPIVERLDFDAMPLLTYAVSAPGMDDVELNWFIEDVVARKLVALPGVGQVTQVGGVARDITVTLDPAKLQALGLTAVAVNDALRAHNLDASGGRTQIGAQEQQVRILAAAPSVQELEQLVIATRDGRHLRLGDVATVASGASDRRGFAALNGEAVVGFQVMKTKAASDVDVETAVAKAVAALAKEQPGVSYQLVSSGAKNTRESFDATVATLLEGMLLAAVVVFMFLRDWRATLIAAVAMPISLIPTFAVIHWLGYSLNMLSLLALTLVIGVLVDDAIVEVENIQKRVQAGASPWRASMEGADAIGLAVVATTLAIAVVFLPVAFMGGYAGPYFREFGVTVAVSVMFSLLVARLLSPLMCAYLLKPSAQPHPQKPFTGRYRRLLEWALAHRWWSLAAGVLIFVGSLVLASLLPTGFAPKGDGGTVQINLQGAPGATTEDMRASAASLTRLLRQQGDVQDVFVSVGSSQRDGDPRKGSVIVQLKSPRSMTTKAFQDHLRPLLLQVPDVRLSYSESEGGGTQNLQVILGGHHGELLRRTAADAERELRGLPMLANVHQVAPNPGPELVIRLKPDAAARLGVTPDVVAEVARMASLGDLDATASKFNTGRQRLAVRVRLPQGTLRDLDSIGALRVPTGQGGTVPLSAVADMHFQVGESHIDRFDRERRITLEAEVHGVSLGQANAAVDALPFLKNLPEGVSRPLYGDAEGMQELFASFGLAIMAGVGLIFGVLILLFRSFVKPVVILAALPLSLAGAFLALLATGGELNLPVLIGLLMLMGLAAKNSILLVEHAVEAERMGKSQTEALLEAAHERTRPIIMTTIAMAMGMLPTALGVSSGSEFRQPLAVAVIGGLVSSTALSLVLVPVVYAVMDDLENWLRPKLARWVTLPSAQDQRETLQAHQ
- a CDS encoding DUF883 family protein; the encoded protein is MFFKKRQVSLSDVKGDVDQLVGDVRALLSVKELDAIPEIKRIRERMDEGMGMARDSAARAIAQTKHTAACTDKYAHDEPWHIAGAALAIGVVLGYAACRR